In the genome of Cygnus olor isolate bCygOlo1 unplaced genomic scaffold, bCygOlo1.pri.v2 S95, whole genome shotgun sequence, one region contains:
- the LOC121063154 gene encoding spidroin-2 isoform X4, translating to MSYGECPMGTGTLWEYPIGAVGEGPTGTRTLWEYPISAMGERPIGTGTLWEYPIGAMGEGPIGTGTLCKYPIGAVGEGPIGTGTLWEYPIGAVGEGPTGTRTLWEYPIGAMGEGPIGTGTLWEYPIGAMGEGPIGTGTLWECPIGAVGEGPIGTGTLWEYPVGAMGEGPIGTGTLWEYPIGAMGEGPIGTGTLCKYPIGAVGEGPIGTGTLWEYPIGAMGEGPIGTGTLCKYPIGAMGEGPIGTGTLCEYPIGAMGEGPIGTGTLCKYPIGAVGEGPIGTGTLWEYPIGAMGEGPIGTGTLWEYPIGAMGEGPIGMGKLWGMSYRCRWGMSYGDGNAVGISYRYHRERSYRAPWGTSYWDKNATGKEHPIGTPWGMSYRGTMRNVL from the exons ATGTCCTATGGGGAGTGTCCTATGGGGACGGGGACGCTGTGGGAATATCCTATAGGCGCCGTGGGGGAAG GTCCGACAGGGACAAGGACACTGTGGGAATATCCTATAAGTGCCATGGGGGAACGTCCTATAGGGACAGGGACGCTGTGGGAATATCCTATAGGTGCCATGGGGGAAG GTCCTATAGGGACAGGGACGCTGTGCAAATATCCTATAGGTGCCGTAGGAGAAGGTCCTATAGGGACAGGGACGCTGTGGGAATATCCTATAGGTGCCGTGGGGGAAGGTCCGACAGGGACAAGGACACTGTGGGAATATCCTATAGGTGCCATGGGAGAAGGTCCTATAGGGACAGGGACGCTGTGGGAATATCCTATAGGTGCCATGGGGGAAGGTCCTATAGGGACGGGGACACTGTGGGAATGTCCTATAGGTGCCGTGGGGGAGGGTCCTATAGGGACAGGGACGCTGTGGGAATATCCTGTAGGTGCCATGGGGGAAGGTCCTATAGGGACAGGGACACTGTGGGAATATCCTATAGGTGCCATGGGAGAAGGTCCTATAGGGACAGGGACGCTGTGCAAATATCCTATAGGTGCCGTGGGAGAAGGTCCTATAGGGACAGGGACACTGTGGGAATATCCTATAGGTGCCATGGGAGAAGGTCCTATAGGGACAGGGACGCTGTGCAAATATCCTATAGGTGCCATGGGGGAAGGTCCTATAGGGACAGGGACACTGTGCGAATATCCTATAGGTGCCATGGGAGAAGGTCCTATAGGGACAGGGACGCTGTGCAAATATCCTATAGGTGCCGTGGGAGAAGGTCCTATAGGGACAGGGACACTGTGGGAATATCCTATAGGTGCCATGGGAGAAGGTCCTATAGGGACAGGGACGCTGTGGGAATATCCTATAGGTGCAATGGGGGAAGGTCCTATAGGGATGGGGAAGCTGTGGGGAATGTCCTATAGGTGCCGTTGGGGAATGTCCTATGGGGATGGGAATGCTGTGGGAATATCCTATAGGTACCATAGGGAAAGGTCCTATAGGGCACCATGGGGAACGTCCTATTGGGATAAGAATGCCACTGGGAAGGAACATCCTATAGGGACGCCATGGGGAATGTCCTATAGGGGTACCATGAGGAACGTCCTATAG
- the LOC121063154 gene encoding spidroin-2 isoform X14 yields MSYGECPMGTGTLWEYPIGAVGEGPIGTGTLCKYPIGAVGEGPIGTGTLWEYPIGAVGEGPTGTRTLWEYPIGAMGEGPIGTGTLWEYPIGAMGEGPIGTGTLWECPIGAVGEGPIGTGTLWEYPVGAMGEGPIGTGTLWEYPIGAMGEGPIGTGTLCKYPIGAVGEGPIGTGTLWEYPIGAMGEGPIGTGTLCKYPIGAMGEGPIGTGTLCEYPIGAMGEGPIGTGTLCKYPIGAVGEGPIGTGTLWEYPIGAMGEGPIGTGTLWEYPIGAMGEGPIGMGKLWGMSYRCRWGMSYGDGNAVGISYRYHRERSYRAPWGTSYWDKNATGKEHPIGTPWGMSYRGTMRNVL; encoded by the exons ATGTCCTATGGGGAGTGTCCTATGGGGACGGGGACGCTGTGGGAATATCCTATAGGCGCCGTGGGGGAAG GTCCTATAGGGACAGGGACGCTGTGCAAATATCCTATAGGTGCCGTAGGAGAAGGTCCTATAGGGACAGGGACGCTGTGGGAATATCCTATAGGTGCCGTGGGGGAAGGTCCGACAGGGACAAGGACACTGTGGGAATATCCTATAGGTGCCATGGGAGAAGGTCCTATAGGGACAGGGACGCTGTGGGAATATCCTATAGGTGCCATGGGGGAAGGTCCTATAGGGACGGGGACACTGTGGGAATGTCCTATAGGTGCCGTGGGGGAGGGTCCTATAGGGACAGGGACGCTGTGGGAATATCCTGTAGGTGCCATGGGGGAAGGTCCTATAGGGACAGGGACACTGTGGGAATATCCTATAGGTGCCATGGGAGAAGGTCCTATAGGGACAGGGACGCTGTGCAAATATCCTATAGGTGCCGTGGGAGAAGGTCCTATAGGGACAGGGACACTGTGGGAATATCCTATAGGTGCCATGGGAGAAGGTCCTATAGGGACAGGGACGCTGTGCAAATATCCTATAGGTGCCATGGGGGAAGGTCCTATAGGGACAGGGACACTGTGCGAATATCCTATAGGTGCCATGGGAGAAGGTCCTATAGGGACAGGGACGCTGTGCAAATATCCTATAGGTGCCGTGGGAGAAGGTCCTATAGGGACAGGGACACTGTGGGAATATCCTATAGGTGCCATGGGAGAAGGTCCTATAGGGACAGGGACGCTGTGGGAATATCCTATAGGTGCAATGGGGGAAGGTCCTATAGGGATGGGGAAGCTGTGGGGAATGTCCTATAGGTGCCGTTGGGGAATGTCCTATGGGGATGGGAATGCTGTGGGAATATCCTATAGGTACCATAGGGAAAGGTCCTATAGGGCACCATGGGGAACGTCCTATTGGGATAAGAATGCCACTGGGAAGGAACATCCTATAGGGACGCCATGGGGAATGTCCTATAGGGGTACCATGAGGAACGTCCTATAG
- the LOC121063154 gene encoding spidroin-2 isoform X15 codes for MSYGECPMGTGTLWEYPIGAVGEGPTGTRTLWEYPISAMGERPIGTGTLWEYPIGAMGEGPIGTGTLWEYPIGAVGEGPIGTGTLWEYPIGAMGEGPIGTGTLWECPIGAVGEGPIGTGTLWEYPVGAMGEGPIGTGTLWEYPIGAMGEGPIGTGTLCKYPIGAVGEGPIGTGTLWEYPIGAMGEGPIGTGTLCKYPIGAMGEGPIGTGTLCEYPIGAMGEGPIGTGTLCKYPIGAVGEGPIGTGTLWEYPIGAMGEGPIGTGTLWEYPIGAMGEGPIGMGKLWGMSYRCRWGMSYGDGNAVGISYRYHRERSYRAPWGTSYWDKNATGKEHPIGTPWGMSYRGTMRNVL; via the exons ATGTCCTATGGGGAGTGTCCTATGGGGACGGGGACGCTGTGGGAATATCCTATAGGCGCCGTGGGGGAAG GTCCGACAGGGACAAGGACACTGTGGGAATATCCTATAAGTGCCATGGGGGAACGTCCTATAGGGACAGGGACGCTGTGGGAATATCCTATAGGTGCCATGGGGGAAG GTCCTATAGGGACAGGGACGCTGTGGGAATATCCTATAGGTGCCGTGGGGGAAG GTCCTATAGGGACAGGGACGCTGTGGGAATATCCTATAGGTGCCATGGGGGAAGGTCCTATAGGGACGGGGACACTGTGGGAATGTCCTATAGGTGCCGTGGGGGAGGGTCCTATAGGGACAGGGACGCTGTGGGAATATCCTGTAGGTGCCATGGGGGAAGGTCCTATAGGGACAGGGACACTGTGGGAATATCCTATAGGTGCCATGGGAGAAGGTCCTATAGGGACAGGGACGCTGTGCAAATATCCTATAGGTGCCGTGGGAGAAGGTCCTATAGGGACAGGGACACTGTGGGAATATCCTATAGGTGCCATGGGAGAAGGTCCTATAGGGACAGGGACGCTGTGCAAATATCCTATAGGTGCCATGGGGGAAGGTCCTATAGGGACAGGGACACTGTGCGAATATCCTATAGGTGCCATGGGAGAAGGTCCTATAGGGACAGGGACGCTGTGCAAATATCCTATAGGTGCCGTGGGAGAAGGTCCTATAGGGACAGGGACACTGTGGGAATATCCTATAGGTGCCATGGGAGAAGGTCCTATAGGGACAGGGACGCTGTGGGAATATCCTATAGGTGCAATGGGGGAAGGTCCTATAGGGATGGGGAAGCTGTGGGGAATGTCCTATAGGTGCCGTTGGGGAATGTCCTATGGGGATGGGAATGCTGTGGGAATATCCTATAGGTACCATAGGGAAAGGTCCTATAGGGCACCATGGGGAACGTCCTATTGGGATAAGAATGCCACTGGGAAGGAACATCCTATAGGGACGCCATGGGGAATGTCCTATAGGGGTACCATGAGGAACGTCCTATAG
- the LOC121063154 gene encoding skin secretory protein xP2 isoform X6 — translation MSYGECPMGTGTLWEYPIGAVGEGPTGTRTLWEYPISAMGERPIGTGTLWEYPIGAMGEGPTGTRTLWEYPIGAMGEGPIGTGTLCKYPIGAVGEGPIGTGTLWEYPIGAVGEGPIGTGTLWEYPIGAMGEGPIGTGTLWECPIGAVGEGPIGTGTLWEYPVGAMGEGPIGTGTLWEYPIGAMGEGPIGTGTLCKYPIGAVGEGPIGTGTLWEYPIGAMGEGPIGTGTLCKYPIGAMGEGPIGTGTLCEYPIGAMGEGPIGTGTLCKYPIGAVGEGPIGTGTLWEYPIGAMGEGPIGTGTLWEYPIGAMGEGPIGMGKLWGMSYRCRWGMSYGDGNAVGISYRYHRERSYRAPWGTSYWDKNATGKEHPIGTPWGMSYRGTMRNVL, via the exons ATGTCCTATGGGGAGTGTCCTATGGGGACGGGGACGCTGTGGGAATATCCTATAGGCGCCGTGGGGGAAG GTCCGACAGGGACAAGGACACTGTGGGAATATCCTATAAGTGCCATGGGGGAACGTCCTATAGGGACAGGGACGCTGTGGGAATATCCTATAGGTGCCATGGGGGAAGGTCCGACAGGGACAAGGACACTGTGGGAATATCCTATAGGTGCCATGGGAGAAGGTCCTATAGGGACAGGGACGCTGTGCAAATATCCTATAGGTGCCGTAGGAGAAGGTCCTATAGGGACAGGGACGCTGTGGGAATATCCTATAGGTGCCGTGGGGGAAG GTCCTATAGGGACAGGGACGCTGTGGGAATATCCTATAGGTGCCATGGGGGAAGGTCCTATAGGGACGGGGACACTGTGGGAATGTCCTATAGGTGCCGTGGGGGAGGGTCCTATAGGGACAGGGACGCTGTGGGAATATCCTGTAGGTGCCATGGGGGAAGGTCCTATAGGGACAGGGACACTGTGGGAATATCCTATAGGTGCCATGGGAGAAGGTCCTATAGGGACAGGGACGCTGTGCAAATATCCTATAGGTGCCGTGGGAGAAGGTCCTATAGGGACAGGGACACTGTGGGAATATCCTATAGGTGCCATGGGAGAAGGTCCTATAGGGACAGGGACGCTGTGCAAATATCCTATAGGTGCCATGGGGGAAGGTCCTATAGGGACAGGGACACTGTGCGAATATCCTATAGGTGCCATGGGAGAAGGTCCTATAGGGACAGGGACGCTGTGCAAATATCCTATAGGTGCCGTGGGAGAAGGTCCTATAGGGACAGGGACACTGTGGGAATATCCTATAGGTGCCATGGGAGAAGGTCCTATAGGGACAGGGACGCTGTGGGAATATCCTATAGGTGCAATGGGGGAAGGTCCTATAGGGATGGGGAAGCTGTGGGGAATGTCCTATAGGTGCCGTTGGGGAATGTCCTATGGGGATGGGAATGCTGTGGGAATATCCTATAGGTACCATAGGGAAAGGTCCTATAGGGCACCATGGGGAACGTCCTATTGGGATAAGAATGCCACTGGGAAGGAACATCCTATAGGGACGCCATGGGGAATGTCCTATAGGGGTACCATGAGGAACGTCCTATAG
- the LOC121063154 gene encoding skin secretory protein xP2 isoform X11, whose protein sequence is MSYGECPMGTGTLWEYPIGAVGEGPTGTRTLWEYPISAMGERPIGTGTLWEYPIGAMGEGPIGTGTLWEYPIGAVGEGPTGTRTLWEYPIGAMGEGPIGTGTLWEYPIGAMGEGPIGTGTLWECPIGAVGEGPIGTGTLWEYPVGAMGEGPIGTGTLWEYPIGAMGEGPIGTGTLCKYPIGAVGEGPIGTGTLWEYPIGAMGEGPIGTGTLCKYPIGAMGEGPIGTGTLCEYPIGAMGEGPIGTGTLCKYPIGAVGEGPIGTGTLWEYPIGAMGEGPIGTGTLWEYPIGAMGEGPIGMGKLWGMSYRCRWGMSYGDGNAVGISYRYHRERSYRAPWGTSYWDKNATGKEHPIGTPWGMSYRGTMRNVL, encoded by the exons ATGTCCTATGGGGAGTGTCCTATGGGGACGGGGACGCTGTGGGAATATCCTATAGGCGCCGTGGGGGAAG GTCCGACAGGGACAAGGACACTGTGGGAATATCCTATAAGTGCCATGGGGGAACGTCCTATAGGGACAGGGACGCTGTGGGAATATCCTATAGGTGCCATGGGGGAAG GTCCTATAGGGACAGGGACGCTGTGGGAATATCCTATAGGTGCCGTGGGGGAAGGTCCGACAGGGACAAGGACACTGTGGGAATATCCTATAGGTGCCATGGGAGAAGGTCCTATAGGGACAGGGACGCTGTGGGAATATCCTATAGGTGCCATGGGGGAAGGTCCTATAGGGACGGGGACACTGTGGGAATGTCCTATAGGTGCCGTGGGGGAGGGTCCTATAGGGACAGGGACGCTGTGGGAATATCCTGTAGGTGCCATGGGGGAAGGTCCTATAGGGACAGGGACACTGTGGGAATATCCTATAGGTGCCATGGGAGAAGGTCCTATAGGGACAGGGACGCTGTGCAAATATCCTATAGGTGCCGTGGGAGAAGGTCCTATAGGGACAGGGACACTGTGGGAATATCCTATAGGTGCCATGGGAGAAGGTCCTATAGGGACAGGGACGCTGTGCAAATATCCTATAGGTGCCATGGGGGAAGGTCCTATAGGGACAGGGACACTGTGCGAATATCCTATAGGTGCCATGGGAGAAGGTCCTATAGGGACAGGGACGCTGTGCAAATATCCTATAGGTGCCGTGGGAGAAGGTCCTATAGGGACAGGGACACTGTGGGAATATCCTATAGGTGCCATGGGAGAAGGTCCTATAGGGACAGGGACGCTGTGGGAATATCCTATAGGTGCAATGGGGGAAGGTCCTATAGGGATGGGGAAGCTGTGGGGAATGTCCTATAGGTGCCGTTGGGGAATGTCCTATGGGGATGGGAATGCTGTGGGAATATCCTATAGGTACCATAGGGAAAGGTCCTATAGGGCACCATGGGGAACGTCCTATTGGGATAAGAATGCCACTGGGAAGGAACATCCTATAGGGACGCCATGGGGAATGTCCTATAGGGGTACCATGAGGAACGTCCTATAG
- the LOC121063154 gene encoding skin secretory protein xP2 isoform X17, translated as MSYGECPMGTGTLWEYPIGAVGEGPIGTGTLWEYPIGAVGEGPTGTRTLWEYPIGAMGEGPIGTGTLWEYPIGAMGEGPIGTGTLWECPIGAVGEGPIGTGTLWEYPVGAMGEGPIGTGTLWEYPIGAMGEGPIGTGTLCKYPIGAVGEGPIGTGTLWEYPIGAMGEGPIGTGTLCKYPIGAMGEGPIGTGTLCEYPIGAMGEGPIGTGTLCKYPIGAVGEGPIGTGTLWEYPIGAMGEGPIGTGTLWEYPIGAMGEGPIGMGKLWGMSYRCRWGMSYGDGNAVGISYRYHRERSYRAPWGTSYWDKNATGKEHPIGTPWGMSYRGTMRNVL; from the exons ATGTCCTATGGGGAGTGTCCTATGGGGACGGGGACGCTGTGGGAATATCCTATAGGCGCCGTGGGGGAAG GTCCTATAGGGACAGGGACGCTGTGGGAATATCCTATAGGTGCCGTGGGGGAAGGTCCGACAGGGACAAGGACACTGTGGGAATATCCTATAGGTGCCATGGGAGAAGGTCCTATAGGGACAGGGACGCTGTGGGAATATCCTATAGGTGCCATGGGGGAAGGTCCTATAGGGACGGGGACACTGTGGGAATGTCCTATAGGTGCCGTGGGGGAGGGTCCTATAGGGACAGGGACGCTGTGGGAATATCCTGTAGGTGCCATGGGGGAAGGTCCTATAGGGACAGGGACACTGTGGGAATATCCTATAGGTGCCATGGGAGAAGGTCCTATAGGGACAGGGACGCTGTGCAAATATCCTATAGGTGCCGTGGGAGAAGGTCCTATAGGGACAGGGACACTGTGGGAATATCCTATAGGTGCCATGGGAGAAGGTCCTATAGGGACAGGGACGCTGTGCAAATATCCTATAGGTGCCATGGGGGAAGGTCCTATAGGGACAGGGACACTGTGCGAATATCCTATAGGTGCCATGGGAGAAGGTCCTATAGGGACAGGGACGCTGTGCAAATATCCTATAGGTGCCGTGGGAGAAGGTCCTATAGGGACAGGGACACTGTGGGAATATCCTATAGGTGCCATGGGAGAAGGTCCTATAGGGACAGGGACGCTGTGGGAATATCCTATAGGTGCAATGGGGGAAGGTCCTATAGGGATGGGGAAGCTGTGGGGAATGTCCTATAGGTGCCGTTGGGGAATGTCCTATGGGGATGGGAATGCTGTGGGAATATCCTATAGGTACCATAGGGAAAGGTCCTATAGGGCACCATGGGGAACGTCCTATTGGGATAAGAATGCCACTGGGAAGGAACATCCTATAGGGACGCCATGGGGAATGTCCTATAGGGGTACCATGAGGAACGTCCTATAG
- the LOC121063154 gene encoding spidroin-2 isoform X1, whose product MSYGECPMGTGTLWEYPIGAVGEGPTGTRTLWEYPISAMGERPIGTGTLWEYPIGAMGEGPTGTRTLWEYPIGAMGEGPIGTGTLCKYPIGAVGEGPIGTGTLWEYPIGAVGEGPTGTRTLWEYPIGAMGEGPIGTGTLWEYPIGAMGEGPIGTGTLWECPIGAVGEGPIGTGTLWEYPVGAMGEGPIGTGTLWEYPIGAMGEGPIGTGTLCKYPIGAVGEGPIGTGTLWEYPIGAMGEGPIGTGTLCKYPIGAMGEGPIGTGTLCEYPIGAMGEGPIGTGTLCKYPIGAVGEGPIGTGTLWEYPIGAMGEGPIGTGTLWEYPIGAMGEGPIGMGKLWGMSYRCRWGMSYGDGNAVGISYRYHRERSYRAPWGTSYWDKNATGKEHPIGTPWGMSYRGTMRNVL is encoded by the exons ATGTCCTATGGGGAGTGTCCTATGGGGACGGGGACGCTGTGGGAATATCCTATAGGCGCCGTGGGGGAAG GTCCGACAGGGACAAGGACACTGTGGGAATATCCTATAAGTGCCATGGGGGAACGTCCTATAGGGACAGGGACGCTGTGGGAATATCCTATAGGTGCCATGGGGGAAGGTCCGACAGGGACAAGGACACTGTGGGAATATCCTATAGGTGCCATGGGAGAAGGTCCTATAGGGACAGGGACGCTGTGCAAATATCCTATAGGTGCCGTAGGAGAAGGTCCTATAGGGACAGGGACGCTGTGGGAATATCCTATAGGTGCCGTGGGGGAAGGTCCGACAGGGACAAGGACACTGTGGGAATATCCTATAGGTGCCATGGGAGAAGGTCCTATAGGGACAGGGACGCTGTGGGAATATCCTATAGGTGCCATGGGGGAAGGTCCTATAGGGACGGGGACACTGTGGGAATGTCCTATAGGTGCCGTGGGGGAGGGTCCTATAGGGACAGGGACGCTGTGGGAATATCCTGTAGGTGCCATGGGGGAAGGTCCTATAGGGACAGGGACACTGTGGGAATATCCTATAGGTGCCATGGGAGAAGGTCCTATAGGGACAGGGACGCTGTGCAAATATCCTATAGGTGCCGTGGGAGAAGGTCCTATAGGGACAGGGACACTGTGGGAATATCCTATAGGTGCCATGGGAGAAGGTCCTATAGGGACAGGGACGCTGTGCAAATATCCTATAGGTGCCATGGGGGAAGGTCCTATAGGGACAGGGACACTGTGCGAATATCCTATAGGTGCCATGGGAGAAGGTCCTATAGGGACAGGGACGCTGTGCAAATATCCTATAGGTGCCGTGGGAGAAGGTCCTATAGGGACAGGGACACTGTGGGAATATCCTATAGGTGCCATGGGAGAAGGTCCTATAGGGACAGGGACGCTGTGGGAATATCCTATAGGTGCAATGGGGGAAGGTCCTATAGGGATGGGGAAGCTGTGGGGAATGTCCTATAGGTGCCGTTGGGGAATGTCCTATGGGGATGGGAATGCTGTGGGAATATCCTATAGGTACCATAGGGAAAGGTCCTATAGGGCACCATGGGGAACGTCCTATTGGGATAAGAATGCCACTGGGAAGGAACATCCTATAGGGACGCCATGGGGAATGTCCTATAGGGGTACCATGAGGAACGTCCTATAG
- the LOC121063154 gene encoding spidroin-2 isoform X18 — translation MSYGECPMGTGTLWEYPIGAVGEGPTGTRTLWEYPISAMGERPIGTGTLWEYPIGAMGEGPTGTRTLWEYPIGAMGEGPIGTGTLCKYPIGAVGEGPIGTGTLWEYPIGAVGEGPTGTRTLWEYPIGAMGEGPIGTGTLWEYPIGAMGEGPIGTGTLWECPIGAVGEGPIGTGTLWEYPVGAMGEGPIGTGTLWEYPIGAMGEGPIGTGTLCKYPIGAVGEGPIGTGTLWEYPIGAMGEGPIGTGTLCKYPIGAMGEGPIGTGTLCEYPIGAMGEGPIGTGTLCKYPIGAVGEGPIGTGTLWEYPIGAMGNIL, via the exons ATGTCCTATGGGGAGTGTCCTATGGGGACGGGGACGCTGTGGGAATATCCTATAGGCGCCGTGGGGGAAG GTCCGACAGGGACAAGGACACTGTGGGAATATCCTATAAGTGCCATGGGGGAACGTCCTATAGGGACAGGGACGCTGTGGGAATATCCTATAGGTGCCATGGGGGAAGGTCCGACAGGGACAAGGACACTGTGGGAATATCCTATAGGTGCCATGGGAGAAGGTCCTATAGGGACAGGGACGCTGTGCAAATATCCTATAGGTGCCGTAGGAGAAGGTCCTATAGGGACAGGGACGCTGTGGGAATATCCTATAGGTGCCGTGGGGGAAGGTCCGACAGGGACAAGGACACTGTGGGAATATCCTATAGGTGCCATGGGAGAAGGTCCTATAGGGACAGGGACGCTGTGGGAATATCCTATAGGTGCCATGGGGGAAGGTCCTATAGGGACGGGGACACTGTGGGAATGTCCTATAGGTGCCGTGGGGGAGGGTCCTATAGGGACAGGGACGCTGTGGGAATATCCTGTAGGTGCCATGGGGGAAGGTCCTATAGGGACAGGGACACTGTGGGAATATCCTATAGGTGCCATGGGAGAAGGTCCTATAGGGACAGGGACGCTGTGCAAATATCCTATAGGTGCCGTGGGAGAAGGTCCTATAGGGACAGGGACACTGTGGGAATATCCTATAGGTGCCATGGGAGAAGGTCCTATAGGGACAGGGACGCTGTGCAAATATCCTATAGGTGCCATGGGGGAAGGTCCTATAGGGACAGGGACACTGTGCGAATATCCTATAGGTGCCATGGGAGAAGGTCCTATAGGGACAGGGACGCTGTGCAAATATCCTATAGGTGCCGTGGGAGAAGGTCCTATAGGGACAGGGACACTGTGGGAATATCCTATAGGTGCCATG GGGAATATCCTATAG
- the LOC121063154 gene encoding spidroin-2 isoform X12 — translation MGERPIGTGTLWEYPIGAMGEGPTGTRTLWEYPIGAMGEGPIGTGTLCKYPIGAVGEGPIGTGTLWEYPIGAVGEGPTGTRTLWEYPIGAMGEGPIGTGTLWEYPIGAMGEGPIGTGTLWECPIGAVGEGPIGTGTLWEYPVGAMGEGPIGTGTLWEYPIGAMGEGPIGTGTLCKYPIGAVGEGPIGTGTLWEYPIGAMGEGPIGTGTLCKYPIGAMGEGPIGTGTLCEYPIGAMGEGPIGTGTLCKYPIGAVGEGPIGTGTLWEYPIGAMGEGPIGTGTLWEYPIGAMGEGPIGMGKLWGMSYRCRWGMSYGDGNAVGISYRYHRERSYRAPWGTSYWDKNATGKEHPIGTPWGMSYRGTMRNVL, via the coding sequence ATGGGGGAACGTCCTATAGGGACAGGGACGCTGTGGGAATATCCTATAGGTGCCATGGGGGAAGGTCCGACAGGGACAAGGACACTGTGGGAATATCCTATAGGTGCCATGGGAGAAGGTCCTATAGGGACAGGGACGCTGTGCAAATATCCTATAGGTGCCGTAGGAGAAGGTCCTATAGGGACAGGGACGCTGTGGGAATATCCTATAGGTGCCGTGGGGGAAGGTCCGACAGGGACAAGGACACTGTGGGAATATCCTATAGGTGCCATGGGAGAAGGTCCTATAGGGACAGGGACGCTGTGGGAATATCCTATAGGTGCCATGGGGGAAGGTCCTATAGGGACGGGGACACTGTGGGAATGTCCTATAGGTGCCGTGGGGGAGGGTCCTATAGGGACAGGGACGCTGTGGGAATATCCTGTAGGTGCCATGGGGGAAGGTCCTATAGGGACAGGGACACTGTGGGAATATCCTATAGGTGCCATGGGAGAAGGTCCTATAGGGACAGGGACGCTGTGCAAATATCCTATAGGTGCCGTGGGAGAAGGTCCTATAGGGACAGGGACACTGTGGGAATATCCTATAGGTGCCATGGGAGAAGGTCCTATAGGGACAGGGACGCTGTGCAAATATCCTATAGGTGCCATGGGGGAAGGTCCTATAGGGACAGGGACACTGTGCGAATATCCTATAGGTGCCATGGGAGAAGGTCCTATAGGGACAGGGACGCTGTGCAAATATCCTATAGGTGCCGTGGGAGAAGGTCCTATAGGGACAGGGACACTGTGGGAATATCCTATAGGTGCCATGGGAGAAGGTCCTATAGGGACAGGGACGCTGTGGGAATATCCTATAGGTGCAATGGGGGAAGGTCCTATAGGGATGGGGAAGCTGTGGGGAATGTCCTATAGGTGCCGTTGGGGAATGTCCTATGGGGATGGGAATGCTGTGGGAATATCCTATAGGTACCATAGGGAAAGGTCCTATAGGGCACCATGGGGAACGTCCTATTGGGATAAGAATGCCACTGGGAAGGAACATCCTATAGGGACGCCATGGGGAATGTCCTATAGGGGTACCATGAGGAACGTCCTATAG